The DNA sequence TTCCTGCGTTATTGGATATAAACAATTTAGATAGCTTCCTGTTCAACCAGACTTGCCTGGTAGATTTGTGATATGAATATTGCATTCTGCACGATAACTGTGTTTTGTGACTGAATGAAACTATTTGTTATTAGTTAGCACCTGCCTGCAGGCCCACTGATGCATGTCCtaaagcagggtttcccaaactcggtcctgggcccCCCCTGTgtacacgttttggtttttgtcctagcactacacagctgattcaaataaccaactcatcatcaagcttcaattatttgaatcagctgtgtagtgctagggcaaaaacctaaACGTGcccccaggaccaagtttggaaAACCCTGTTCTAAATAGTGGGCATGGAAGTTGCACCATAATCAAAGAAGGATGTTAATCATGTTCTACTCTTTCCCCTCAGGTTGGCAAGACATTTGAACTGCTGAACTGTGACCAACACAAGGGCATGATCATCAAAAGTGGACGGGACCCAGGGAAGATTCGACCTGACATTACACATCAGGTAAGCTGTCATTTTCACTTTGACCCAGGAAATACCAGTCATCTTTCTTCTTCGCTCCTCTAACCCAGCCATATCCTGTAATTGTTCCCCCCCAGTGTTTGTTGATGCTGATGGACAGTCCATTGAACAGGGCAGGTCTCCTGCAGGTTTACATCCACACAGAGAGGAATGCCCTGATTGAGATCAACCCACAGACACGCATCCCCCGAACTTTCAACCGCTTCTGTGGCCTCATGGGTAAGCCTGCTAGGTTCTGCTGAAATTCTCTAAATACCTTCTCTcctaccatcctcctctcctacccctctattgtactgtatttctccctctctcatttcatcCCACTTGTATTTGTCTCCTCCTAGTCCAGCTCCTGCACAAGCTGAGTGTGAGGGCGGCTGACGGCCCCCAGCGCCTGCTGAAGCTCATCAAGAACCCTGTGTCAGACCACCTGCCCCCTGGCTGCCCCCGTATTAGTACCTCCTTCTCCTCTGGGGAGGCAGTGGGCGCCCGCACCGTAGTACCCGAGGATGGGCCCGCCACTGTGGTGGTCGGAGCATTTGCACACGGAGCGGTGAGTTTAGCTTAAGGCTCTAGGGTAATGGCCCGTGTGCACCGATCCAGGATCAGCTTCACTTAGCCTCCCTCATTacagaccttagatcagtgttATGGGGCATCTTCATCCTACTTCTCTGGGGCAGAAGCTGATTTAGGTACTGTTGATGTAGGTAGTGTGTGTTAGAAATGTAGATGTTGGTTGATTTTATTCTCTACCAATTAAAAAAGGAGCTGGAATTTGGTAAATTATtatgtgctgctgctccagtttgaactgttctgcctgcggctatgttttcaactctctggtagagatactctgaatgatcggctatgaaaagccaactgacatttactcctgaggtgctgacttgctgcaccctcgacaaccactgagattattattatttgaccctgctggtcatctatgaacattttggccatgttctgttataatctccacccggcacagccagaagaggactggccaccccacatagcctggttcctctctaggtttcttcctaggttttggcctttctagggagtttttcctagccaccgtgcttctacacctgcattgcttgctgttttgggattttaggctgggtttctatacagaactttgtgacatcagctgatgtaagaatggctttataaatacatttcattgattATGAATTGGTTTGAGCTCTGcttgtcctctcctgtcttaGGTGAATGTGGACTACACAGAGAAGACTGTTTCCATCAGTAACtaccctctctctgctgccctcacCTGTGCCAAGATGTGCTCTGCCTTTGAGGAGGTCTGGGGCGTGTTGTGATGAAGTTGAC is a window from the Oncorhynchus tshawytscha isolate Ot180627B linkage group LG03, Otsh_v2.0, whole genome shotgun sequence genome containing:
- the emg1 gene encoding ribosomal RNA small subunit methyltransferase NEP1 encodes the protein MRGRTLAKLHQYDALFRRLPSRSNMEAHSCDKRGLEHLDEYEPKPAKHMRSLHDRMVERRLVVILEGATLETVKVGKTFELLNCDQHKGMIIKSGRDPGKIRPDITHQCLLMLMDSPLNRAGLLQVYIHTERNALIEINPQTRIPRTFNRFCGLMVQLLHKLSVRAADGPQRLLKLIKNPVSDHLPPGCPRISTSFSSGEAVGARTVVPEDGPATVVVGAFAHGAVNVDYTEKTVSISNYPLSAALTCAKMCSAFEEVWGVL